The following coding sequences are from one Microbacterium sp. No. 7 window:
- a CDS encoding helix-turn-helix domain-containing protein has protein sequence MLDDSASDAIAQRNALFRFFTGQDYSTVSSSPGSMLRYLYAGKSDRHPIDTKTAAARLGVSQRTVQRWIKGDSNPRPELLKKLTDRTRQTVTTKRGRTQMAKRAKEALPGDRRTLIVHGVQGLSADPQDMGYNRNGNSYIHLTDDEQRGLIDAWGNGGDTGALSYLEGIYAQPGRYTDSGTWRFHGVDGMQWR, from the coding sequence ATGCTCGACGACAGCGCCTCCGACGCGATCGCCCAGCGCAACGCGCTCTTCCGGTTCTTCACCGGCCAGGACTACTCCACCGTCTCCTCCTCGCCGGGGAGCATGCTGCGCTACCTCTACGCCGGCAAGAGCGACCGCCACCCCATCGACACCAAGACGGCCGCGGCCCGCCTCGGCGTCTCCCAGCGCACCGTCCAGCGCTGGATCAAGGGCGACTCCAACCCGCGGCCCGAGCTCCTCAAAAAGCTCACCGACCGCACCCGCCAGACCGTCACCACCAAGCGCGGCCGCACCCAGATGGCCAAGCGTGCGAAGGAAGCCCTGCCCGGCGATCGCCGCACCCTCATCGTGCACGGCGTGCAGGGACTGTCCGCCGACCCCCAGGACATGGGCTACAACCGCAACGGGAACAGCTACATCCACCTCACCGACGACGAACAGCGCGGCCTCATCGACGCCTGGGGCAACGGCGGCGACACCGGCGCCCTCAGCTACCTCGAGGGCATCTACGCCCAGCCCGGCCGCTACACCGACTCCGGCACCTGGCGCTTCCACGGCGTCGACGGAATGCAGTGGCGCTGA
- a CDS encoding CHC2 zinc finger domain-containing protein: MTLEIPGTAASMNSLDRVWEALDRGGYKPTRRANTFKALCPVHGDANPSLSVRYDPQAGKIALHCFGCEAAVSDITAHLGLTVSDLFDAPLPADRRTHNRTTRPRRPSLPPRLTREELAAPAPDLTGAKWERVKAYEYVDVDGVVQQRVHREETVVDGIRHKRFTQSYRGTNGRFVKRKPEGFTPLLYNLRAVTDAVAAGGDVWLLEGEKDADNAIAQGLVATTNAGGATAFPAELVERFRGGRVHLVVDNDHAGYKRAASVTAQLLRERIEARAYLPALTDRKADFTDHLDAGGTTDTLVEISVDDATALDAAAEAVKLLVQVEICRKEARAQLDAQGQDRGTAERNAEAWARESSKRLERITSLQSLIADQLSERAESARDELAATIREAAEISRDTFQIAGLDVPTDVTAALGTAPAETTDTPEVDEQPARDPRTLNVSFQPGDGTGGAGGGKSNGGRGPRFDGGDSGKRAVIKREEYDVVDGITVSVKWVLADDADEDGKQKWEPRYTAVLNGWAEIETVAVEDDGTDSEIARSPHMIAIRFYRYVRDARGNAVADEETGHPQIESTLVKFDEEQLRTGTWAQALPWPNLIESTTRRGKDQAWDAIRKARQTVASNSLVYTTLGWRTTPAGQPFFVHSTGAIGTEGAIDDVEVKPSLFNVFALPAPSTDADELRAAWQKGTLEAKDSWLLGRALAPLLAQSWGSVLKPNDATVHLVGGRASLKSAHGRLAVQYFAPDVHYHGVKEMLSGSAKGGSALGLIRSANTVSHLPLLIDDFAPDGNAKQAQNRLGELARMRFNSTGRKVSTQRGGVREDRPIEANLITTGELTATGSADTRILNIPLHPQSVDKGKALFARLESRSYRAARALLGSSLIHWVAQHRDQMLEEIQAAIEGDTSSPLATDTYWERRLADLPHDSGVRNRLENMAVDLDRGIYIMLKMLREYGAITTDEANEFYAWARDGIYDAVALQDSASSDAGELLLAFLREALISGGAHLSTQHGDAPDDAASLGWVNQSAGEMPQWRPMGARIGVIVGEGDAQRVYLIPSVAIGVANTVASRADEVFSETTHSIASSFESHGWLTKDHEGKRSGARRIGGQKMRVWDLPLSALLGSDNDDDDPTTDRDGNPDPDTNPGLFDIDPSGPIAPTDEPPVDEEPPVDEYPPTDPYLANESTDPVDDVAPAAAAAPVDAPAPAPAAAAPAAAPAARRGAFRASVAVLHTDGVWLPDGSRVDLEEPIVHAGQVALLASKLSLGTQINTGPSKLRRTERGQIYITHDYALTLGIPFDKLPTPMAFQYREKLQAATAGTPFIADARTAGFQVSGKDSLDPSIEVWHDDNPELGVLIGFLPALPPAFQQVILADDPSPLDVADRLQRFSGALRFPYRKTPSSTGLDLAFALHPRTERERLFESCESPAVLREAGHAETDLDWQRTLTPDEQQHSWVHAFDRGGSYLAAVAGLEVGIGSPTHHPEPLPFTKLPGYWNITIPEDGHRLTPNLFSPRGVTGQATPGTRIWVATPTMELAAELGVEPEIHEAYLWHEKGRIFDTWQKRMREARQLLDTDNPNDQIARDLLKKVYVSGLGIMASDLHRNGRLGYAPHRYDHIIAKARANILRRVFQIGRDTGRWPVAISKDTLVYTSPTLDAEASWPGKPEHYGRGLGSFKYEGSAALSEHAKYFTGQARPYEGKNDLSEIF; this comes from the coding sequence ATGACTCTCGAGATCCCCGGCACCGCCGCGTCGATGAACTCTCTCGACCGCGTCTGGGAGGCGCTGGACCGTGGAGGCTACAAGCCGACCCGCCGCGCCAACACGTTCAAGGCCCTCTGCCCCGTGCATGGTGACGCGAACCCCTCACTGAGCGTTCGCTACGACCCGCAGGCCGGAAAGATCGCGCTGCACTGCTTCGGTTGCGAGGCGGCCGTTTCCGACATCACCGCTCACCTGGGTCTGACCGTCAGCGACCTCTTCGACGCCCCGCTGCCCGCCGATCGCCGCACCCACAACCGCACCACCCGCCCGCGCCGCCCGTCACTGCCGCCCCGCCTGACTCGCGAAGAGCTCGCCGCGCCGGCCCCGGATCTGACCGGCGCGAAGTGGGAGCGCGTGAAGGCTTACGAGTACGTCGATGTCGACGGCGTCGTGCAGCAGCGGGTGCACCGCGAGGAGACCGTCGTCGACGGCATCCGGCACAAGCGCTTCACCCAGAGCTACCGCGGCACCAACGGCCGTTTCGTCAAGCGGAAGCCCGAAGGCTTCACCCCTCTGCTGTACAACCTCCGCGCCGTCACCGACGCCGTCGCCGCTGGCGGCGATGTCTGGCTGCTCGAGGGGGAGAAGGACGCCGACAACGCGATCGCACAGGGTTTGGTGGCCACGACCAACGCCGGCGGCGCCACCGCGTTTCCCGCCGAGCTCGTCGAGCGCTTCCGCGGCGGCCGCGTGCACCTGGTCGTCGACAACGACCACGCCGGCTACAAGCGCGCCGCATCCGTGACCGCACAGCTGCTGCGCGAGCGCATCGAAGCCCGCGCCTACCTGCCGGCACTCACCGACCGCAAGGCCGACTTCACCGACCACCTGGACGCCGGAGGCACCACCGACACGCTCGTCGAGATCTCCGTCGACGACGCCACCGCGCTCGATGCCGCGGCCGAGGCCGTGAAGCTGCTCGTCCAGGTGGAGATCTGCCGCAAAGAGGCCCGGGCACAGCTGGACGCCCAGGGGCAGGACCGTGGCACCGCCGAGCGCAACGCCGAGGCGTGGGCGCGGGAGTCGTCCAAGCGGCTCGAGCGGATCACGTCGCTGCAATCGCTGATCGCCGATCAGCTGAGCGAGCGCGCCGAATCCGCCCGTGACGAGCTGGCCGCCACCATCCGCGAAGCCGCAGAGATCTCCCGCGACACGTTCCAGATCGCCGGCCTCGACGTCCCGACCGACGTCACCGCGGCCCTCGGCACCGCCCCGGCCGAAACGACCGACACCCCCGAGGTCGACGAGCAGCCGGCCCGCGACCCCCGCACCCTCAACGTCTCGTTCCAGCCCGGCGATGGAACCGGCGGCGCCGGCGGCGGCAAGAGCAACGGCGGCCGCGGCCCCCGGTTCGATGGCGGCGACTCCGGCAAGCGAGCCGTGATCAAGCGCGAGGAGTACGACGTCGTTGACGGGATCACCGTCAGCGTGAAGTGGGTCCTCGCCGACGATGCCGACGAAGACGGCAAGCAGAAGTGGGAGCCGCGCTACACCGCGGTCCTCAACGGCTGGGCCGAGATCGAGACGGTCGCCGTGGAGGACGACGGGACCGACAGCGAGATCGCACGCTCCCCGCACATGATCGCCATCCGGTTTTACCGCTACGTCCGCGACGCCCGCGGCAACGCCGTCGCCGACGAGGAGACCGGCCACCCGCAGATCGAATCGACCCTCGTGAAGTTCGACGAGGAGCAGCTGCGCACCGGCACCTGGGCACAGGCGCTGCCCTGGCCGAACCTCATCGAGTCCACCACCCGCCGCGGCAAGGATCAGGCGTGGGACGCGATTCGCAAAGCCCGCCAGACCGTGGCCAGCAACAGCCTCGTCTACACCACCCTCGGATGGCGCACCACCCCGGCGGGACAGCCATTCTTCGTCCACTCCACCGGCGCGATCGGCACCGAGGGTGCGATCGACGACGTCGAGGTCAAGCCGTCGCTGTTCAACGTCTTCGCCCTCCCGGCCCCTTCGACGGATGCCGACGAGCTCCGCGCCGCCTGGCAGAAGGGCACCCTCGAGGCCAAGGACTCCTGGCTGCTCGGCCGCGCGCTCGCTCCGCTGCTCGCCCAGTCGTGGGGGTCAGTGCTCAAGCCCAACGACGCCACCGTGCACCTGGTCGGCGGCCGCGCCTCCCTCAAGTCCGCACACGGCCGTCTGGCCGTGCAGTACTTCGCCCCCGACGTCCACTACCACGGCGTCAAGGAAATGCTCTCCGGCTCCGCAAAGGGCGGCTCCGCGCTCGGTCTCATCCGCAGCGCGAACACCGTCTCGCACCTGCCGCTGCTCATCGACGACTTCGCCCCGGACGGCAACGCCAAGCAGGCGCAGAACCGCCTCGGCGAGCTCGCCCGCATGCGGTTCAACTCCACCGGGCGCAAGGTCTCGACCCAGCGCGGCGGAGTGCGCGAGGACCGCCCGATCGAGGCGAACCTGATCACCACGGGTGAGCTCACCGCGACCGGCTCCGCCGACACCCGCATCCTCAACATCCCGCTGCACCCGCAATCCGTCGACAAGGGCAAGGCCCTGTTCGCCCGACTCGAGTCCCGCAGCTACCGCGCCGCCCGCGCGCTTCTCGGCTCCTCGCTGATCCACTGGGTTGCCCAGCACCGCGACCAGATGCTCGAGGAGATCCAGGCCGCCATCGAAGGCGACACGAGCTCGCCGCTGGCCACCGACACCTACTGGGAACGCCGCCTCGCCGACCTGCCCCACGACTCCGGCGTCCGCAACCGCCTCGAGAACATGGCCGTCGACCTCGACCGCGGGATCTACATCATGCTCAAGATGCTCCGCGAGTACGGGGCGATCACCACCGACGAGGCCAACGAGTTCTACGCCTGGGCGCGCGATGGGATCTACGACGCCGTCGCACTGCAGGACTCCGCCTCCTCCGACGCCGGCGAACTGCTGCTCGCGTTCCTCCGCGAAGCGCTGATCTCCGGCGGCGCTCACCTGAGTACCCAGCACGGCGATGCCCCCGACGACGCAGCCAGCCTCGGCTGGGTCAACCAGAGCGCCGGCGAGATGCCGCAGTGGCGTCCCATGGGCGCCCGGATCGGCGTCATCGTGGGGGAGGGCGATGCGCAGCGCGTCTACCTCATCCCCTCCGTCGCGATCGGCGTCGCCAACACCGTCGCCAGCCGCGCCGACGAGGTCTTCTCCGAGACCACCCACTCGATCGCCAGCAGCTTCGAGAGTCACGGATGGCTCACCAAGGACCACGAGGGCAAGCGCTCCGGTGCTCGGCGCATCGGCGGCCAGAAGATGCGCGTCTGGGATCTGCCACTGTCCGCCCTCCTGGGCTCCGACAACGACGATGACGACCCCACCACCGACCGCGACGGCAACCCCGACCCGGACACCAACCCCGGCCTGTTCGACATCGACCCCTCCGGCCCCATCGCTCCGACCGACGAGCCCCCGGTCGACGAGGAGCCCCCCGTCGACGAGTACCCCCCGACCGACCCGTACCTCGCCAACGAGTCGACCGACCCCGTCGACGACGTCGCACCCGCAGCGGCCGCGGCCCCCGTCGACGCCCCGGCGCCCGCCCCCGCAGCAGCTGCGCCGGCGGCTGCGCCGGCCGCACGACGCGGCGCGTTCCGCGCTTCGGTCGCGGTCCTGCACACCGATGGGGTGTGGCTGCCTGATGGCAGCCGCGTCGACCTCGAGGAGCCGATCGTGCACGCCGGGCAGGTGGCGCTGCTGGCTTCCAAACTTTCCCTCGGCACACAGATCAACACTGGCCCGAGCAAGCTGCGGCGCACCGAGCGCGGCCAGATCTACATCACCCACGACTACGCACTGACCCTCGGGATTCCCTTCGACAAGCTGCCCACCCCGATGGCATTCCAGTACCGCGAGAAGCTGCAGGCAGCCACCGCCGGCACCCCGTTCATCGCCGACGCCCGCACCGCCGGATTCCAGGTCTCCGGCAAGGACTCCCTGGACCCCAGCATCGAGGTCTGGCACGACGACAACCCCGAGCTCGGAGTGCTCATCGGGTTCCTGCCCGCACTGCCGCCGGCGTTCCAGCAGGTCATCCTCGCCGACGACCCCAGCCCGCTCGACGTCGCCGACCGGCTGCAGCGGTTCAGCGGGGCGCTGCGCTTCCCCTACCGCAAGACCCCCTCGAGCACCGGCCTGGATCTCGCGTTCGCGCTGCACCCCCGCACCGAGCGTGAGCGCCTCTTCGAGTCCTGCGAGTCACCGGCCGTGCTCCGCGAGGCCGGCCACGCCGAAACCGACCTCGACTGGCAGCGCACCCTCACCCCCGACGAGCAGCAGCACAGCTGGGTGCACGCCTTCGACCGGGGCGGCTCCTACCTCGCCGCCGTCGCCGGCCTCGAGGTCGGCATCGGATCTCCCACTCACCACCCCGAGCCGCTGCCGTTCACCAAGCTCCCCGGCTACTGGAACATCACCATCCCCGAGGACGGCCACCGGCTCACCCCCAACCTGTTCAGCCCCCGCGGCGTGACCGGACAGGCCACCCCCGGCACCCGCATCTGGGTCGCGACGCCCACCATGGAGCTCGCTGCCGAGCTCGGCGTCGAGCCGGAGATCCACGAGGCCTACCTGTGGCATGAGAAGGGCCGCATCTTCGACACCTGGCAGAAGCGCATGCGCGAGGCCCGCCAGCTGCTGGACACCGACAACCCCAACGACCAGATCGCCCGCGACCTGCTCAAGAAGGTCTACGTCTCCGGTCTGGGCATCATGGCCAGCGACCTGCACCGCAACGGCCGCCTCGGCTACGCCCCCCACCGCTACGACCACATCATCGCCAAGGCCCGCGCGAACATCCTGCGCCGCGTGTTCCAGATCGGCCGCGACACCGGCCGCTGGCCCGTCGCGATCAGCAAGGACACCCTCGTCTACACCAGCCCCACCCTCGACGCCGAGGCCTCCTGGCCCGGCAAGCCCGAGCACTACGGCCGCGGGCTCGGCAGCTTCAAGTACGAAGGCTCCGCCGCTCTCTCCGAGCACGCGAAGTACTTCACCGGCCAGGCACGCCCCTACGAGGGTAAGAACGACCTCTCGGAGATATTCTGA
- a CDS encoding ATP-binding protein, with the protein MPTPAVDVEPVSTAQARAAWDAGVAPLLEAFPDHAGDILRAIAFAHRAPFPVPVFITGRPGAGKTTLARAIGELTGRSVPLELPQRSLASIRKAAIPGEPLVLDDIAPAHSRARPAMFTQIQAEVYASRNSPLNVASIVVATGEQKIDELSLQRTLATRINRRRAPREIYAQLHSTAAAAARLSVHSYLQAQIPRVTLRSADSAAARLALGVDIEHERRRDAALHVGGVLLRALDLDAGTSRHRMPREDQILVGVYAALQYALDNGALLGGHRNAGDWVLGRRDDDYLYLIPSEILPIIRAELDDDTLTSNAVAAALEDRGLLYSSRRQGRSIPRSINGTLTRVWRLSPALLV; encoded by the coding sequence ATGCCCACACCCGCCGTCGACGTCGAACCGGTCTCCACCGCGCAGGCACGCGCCGCGTGGGATGCCGGGGTCGCACCCCTGCTCGAGGCGTTCCCCGATCACGCCGGCGACATCCTCCGCGCGATCGCCTTCGCGCATCGAGCACCCTTCCCGGTCCCGGTGTTCATCACCGGACGCCCCGGCGCCGGCAAGACGACCCTCGCCCGGGCGATCGGCGAGCTCACGGGGCGCAGCGTCCCGCTCGAGCTCCCGCAGCGCTCGCTCGCCTCCATCCGCAAGGCAGCCATACCGGGAGAGCCGCTCGTCCTCGACGACATCGCGCCAGCGCACTCCCGGGCCAGGCCTGCGATGTTCACCCAAATCCAGGCTGAGGTCTACGCCAGCCGCAACTCCCCACTGAACGTCGCATCCATCGTCGTCGCCACCGGCGAGCAGAAGATCGACGAGCTCAGCCTGCAGCGCACCCTTGCCACCCGCATCAACAGACGCCGGGCGCCACGCGAGATCTACGCGCAGCTGCACTCTACGGCCGCGGCCGCGGCCCGGCTCAGCGTGCACAGCTACCTGCAGGCACAGATCCCCCGCGTGACGCTGCGCAGCGCGGACAGCGCCGCCGCGCGCCTCGCCCTCGGCGTCGACATCGAGCACGAACGACGCCGCGACGCCGCCCTGCACGTCGGGGGAGTCCTCCTGCGCGCGCTCGACCTCGACGCCGGCACCAGCCGGCACCGGATGCCCCGCGAAGACCAGATCCTCGTCGGGGTCTACGCCGCGCTGCAGTACGCCCTCGACAACGGCGCCCTCCTCGGGGGCCACCGCAACGCCGGGGACTGGGTGCTCGGCCGCCGCGACGACGACTACCTGTACCTGATCCCCAGCGAGATCCTGCCGATCATCCGCGCCGAGCTCGACGACGACACCCTCACCAGCAACGCCGTCGCTGCAGCGCTCGAGGATCGCGGCCTGCTGTACTCCTCCCGACGCCAAGGCCGCAGCATCCCTCGCAGCATCAACGGCACCCTCACCCGCGTCTGGCGACTTAGCCCCGCCCTCCTCGTCTGA
- a CDS encoding translesion error-prone DNA polymerase V autoproteolytic subunit — translation MMLALSPRPVDEPTVLMLQASPVAVACGFPSPAQDYYDGPIDLTEMLVDDQEATFIVRASGHSMTEAGISDGDELLVDRSKRPRDGDVVVAVLDGQLTIKRLQISAGRVTLKSESAEHPDIVVPELSELVIWGVATFSIHHLRRP, via the coding sequence ATCATGCTCGCGCTGTCGCCTCGCCCCGTCGACGAGCCGACCGTGCTGATGCTGCAGGCCTCCCCCGTCGCGGTGGCGTGCGGGTTCCCGTCCCCTGCTCAGGACTACTACGACGGCCCGATCGATCTGACGGAGATGCTCGTCGACGACCAGGAAGCGACGTTCATCGTGCGCGCGTCCGGGCACTCGATGACCGAAGCCGGGATCAGCGACGGCGACGAGCTCCTGGTCGACCGCTCGAAGCGCCCGCGGGACGGTGATGTCGTCGTGGCCGTTCTCGACGGGCAGCTGACGATCAAACGGCTGCAGATCTCCGCCGGCCGCGTGACACTCAAGTCCGAGAGCGCGGAGCATCCCGACATCGTGGTGCCGGAGCTCTCCGAGCTCGTGATCTGGGGCGTGGCGACGTTCTCGATCCACCACCTGCGGAGGCCCTAG
- a CDS encoding Y-family DNA polymerase, with protein sequence MLAHVDCNSAYVSWERVFRPDLEGVPTVVLSNNDGMVVASSKEAKALGLDLGRPWFELRPHAQRLGVTALSSNYELYGDMSRRFHAILARFTPELEVYSIDEAFLRVSPRIARDPDAMTALGREIKDTLHRLIGVPVCVGIAETRTLAKLANRSAKKIAAFDGVCVWPATRPEWRQQLMSRLPVSEVWGIASRLERRLVAMGISSIADLAAADPVRIRKAFNVVVMRTALELRGVPSIVAEEDRTGRKEQLIVSRSFSEKVTTRDGMRQALSIYAQQAATRLVRHRQVAKLLTAFAGTSHYSEQRSFPSVLVKLPAPTADPVELTRAAHRLLPLIEDGGRYARAGLMLTDLRPAEVSQPLDLFRFAHEESRIAELIDKVQRKEGRDLLGLGYGGMRPGPSWQMKREMLTPRATTHWEELATVRA encoded by the coding sequence GTGCTGGCCCACGTGGACTGCAACTCGGCGTATGTCAGCTGGGAGCGGGTGTTTCGCCCGGATCTCGAGGGGGTGCCGACTGTCGTATTGAGCAATAACGACGGGATGGTGGTCGCCTCAAGCAAAGAGGCCAAGGCGCTCGGGCTGGATCTCGGCCGCCCGTGGTTCGAGCTCCGCCCACACGCGCAGCGGCTGGGAGTGACGGCGCTGAGCTCCAACTACGAGCTCTACGGCGATATGTCGAGAAGATTCCACGCCATCCTGGCCAGGTTCACCCCGGAGCTCGAGGTCTACAGCATCGACGAGGCTTTCCTGCGCGTGAGCCCGCGCATCGCGCGAGACCCAGACGCGATGACAGCGCTCGGGCGAGAGATCAAAGACACGCTGCACCGGCTGATCGGTGTGCCCGTGTGCGTGGGGATCGCGGAAACGCGCACGTTGGCCAAGCTCGCGAACAGATCGGCGAAGAAGATCGCCGCGTTCGACGGGGTCTGCGTGTGGCCGGCCACCCGACCGGAGTGGCGGCAGCAGCTGATGAGCCGGCTGCCGGTGTCAGAGGTCTGGGGTATCGCCTCCCGGCTTGAGCGTCGTCTGGTGGCCATGGGGATCTCTTCGATCGCCGATCTTGCCGCGGCCGACCCGGTGCGCATCCGCAAGGCGTTCAACGTCGTGGTGATGCGCACGGCGCTGGAACTGCGAGGGGTGCCGTCGATCGTCGCGGAGGAGGACCGCACGGGCCGCAAAGAGCAGCTGATCGTGTCCCGGTCGTTCTCCGAGAAAGTCACCACCCGCGACGGGATGCGTCAGGCGCTGTCGATCTACGCCCAGCAGGCCGCGACCCGCCTGGTGCGCCATCGTCAGGTCGCGAAGCTGCTCACCGCGTTCGCCGGAACGTCGCACTACTCCGAGCAGCGCAGCTTCCCCTCGGTGCTGGTGAAGCTGCCGGCGCCCACTGCCGACCCTGTCGAGCTCACCCGCGCCGCCCACCGTCTGCTGCCGCTGATCGAGGACGGCGGCCGCTACGCACGCGCCGGCCTGATGCTCACCGACCTGCGGCCGGCAGAGGTCAGCCAGCCGCTCGATCTGTTCCGTTTCGCGCACGAGGAGTCGCGCATCGCCGAGCTCATCGACAAGGTGCAGAGGAAGGAAGGCCGAGATCTCCTCGGCCTCGGATACGGCGGGATGCGGCCCGGCCCGTCGTGGCAGATGAAGCGCGAGATGCTCACTCCGCGCGCCACGACGCACTGGGAGGAATTGGCCACAGTAAGGGCCTGA
- a CDS encoding ATP-dependent DNA ligase, giving the protein MPAPSALPGGCLYEPKWDGFRLVIVRDRDVSLWSRKGTDLTRYFPDLAEAASAQLPAGVVVDGEAVVWREGRLSFDELQHRLSSSAATVARLAREWPASYVAFDVLAVADQDARSLPLLDRRALLEELASEWSAPLNLSPATRDAGEAAEWLETMTAAGIEGLVAKGAGQPYRGGQRQWVKVKHRDTLDVVCAAVIGPLQRPEALVVGLPVDGELRIVGRSTPLRAAASRALGQLLQPPEGPHPWPAQVKPGALDRFNSGGPRCHRPDPRRTDRCGDLGRRRHHRPLLPPRRPIRPGEARATRRRSERLLAPLRPLLWPIPPSASWRAE; this is encoded by the coding sequence ATGCCCGCGCCGTCCGCGCTGCCCGGCGGGTGCCTGTACGAACCGAAGTGGGATGGCTTTCGGCTGGTGATCGTGCGCGATCGCGACGTGTCGCTGTGGTCTCGGAAGGGCACGGATCTCACCCGGTACTTCCCCGACCTCGCGGAGGCGGCCTCGGCGCAGCTGCCCGCCGGCGTCGTCGTCGACGGCGAGGCCGTCGTCTGGCGCGAGGGCCGGCTGAGCTTCGACGAGCTCCAACACCGGCTCTCCTCGAGCGCGGCCACCGTGGCGCGGCTCGCGCGTGAGTGGCCGGCGTCGTATGTGGCCTTCGACGTGCTCGCCGTCGCCGATCAGGATGCGCGCAGCCTGCCGCTGCTCGATCGCCGAGCGTTGCTCGAAGAACTCGCCAGTGAATGGTCCGCGCCCCTGAACCTCTCTCCCGCGACCCGGGATGCCGGCGAAGCCGCAGAGTGGTTGGAGACGATGACCGCTGCCGGAATCGAGGGCCTGGTCGCGAAGGGCGCCGGCCAGCCGTATCGCGGCGGTCAACGGCAGTGGGTGAAGGTGAAGCATCGGGACACTCTCGACGTCGTGTGCGCCGCGGTGATCGGACCCCTGCAGCGCCCGGAGGCGCTCGTGGTCGGGCTTCCCGTCGACGGCGAACTGCGGATCGTCGGACGCTCCACGCCGTTGCGGGCGGCCGCCTCGCGCGCCCTCGGCCAGTTGCTGCAGCCGCCGGAGGGGCCTCATCCGTGGCCCGCGCAGGTCAAACCGGGCGCCCTCGACCGGTTCAACAGTGGCGGCCCGCGATGTCATCGACCTGACCCTCGTCGAACCGATCGTTGTGGAGATCTCGGCCGACGTCGCCATCACCGGCCACTCCTTCCGCCACGCCGTCCGATTCGTCCGGGCGAGGCCCGAGCTACCCGTCGACGAAGTGAGCGCCTCCTAGCGCCGCTCAGGCCCTTACTGTGGCCAATTCCTCCCAGTGCGTCGTGGCGCGCGGAGTGA
- a CDS encoding zeta toxin family protein, whose amino-acid sequence MTDSDHSEHLAALRSLTAVNGPIDADAPTATHQREQNYRRGRPTASRARLHKQIIQEFFAENDAVIRDRQVLVMAGPPGAGKSSARRERIPEAEEKHWRFIDPDDFKTRLLRKLRESGEYDEIVPPAVKSRIDAGDRFAPGELASLVHEESSDLAAAAATISLERGERVVIDGVHGSKVKLLKRFQQLSEHGYKSIEIIAVDGPREVTRARVINRWEKGYAAFQDGADDAAYQARYVPEHITDSLYVDEDRFSACARAVALATRGAPEGITVRADVYYVDDVNAAGEPWHTYRKDVDGFAHEKLRTIPRPQPRTAVTGTSSAPVGGDSAPGAGEVYVAGYERSDGTVVPPHTRARPAGQ is encoded by the coding sequence TTGACGGACTCCGACCACTCGGAGCACCTGGCTGCGCTTCGATCCCTCACCGCTGTCAACGGCCCCATCGACGCCGACGCCCCCACCGCCACGCATCAGCGCGAGCAGAACTACCGCCGAGGGCGCCCCACCGCGTCTCGAGCGAGGCTGCACAAGCAGATCATCCAGGAGTTCTTCGCCGAGAACGACGCCGTGATCCGCGACCGCCAGGTGCTGGTGATGGCCGGCCCTCCCGGCGCCGGCAAGAGCTCCGCGCGCCGCGAACGCATCCCCGAGGCCGAGGAAAAGCACTGGCGGTTCATCGACCCCGACGATTTCAAGACACGGCTGCTGCGCAAGCTGCGCGAGTCGGGGGAGTACGACGAGATCGTGCCACCGGCGGTGAAGTCCCGCATCGACGCCGGCGACCGTTTCGCTCCCGGTGAGCTCGCCTCCCTCGTGCACGAGGAGTCATCCGATCTGGCTGCAGCAGCGGCCACGATCTCCCTCGAGCGGGGCGAGCGGGTCGTGATCGACGGCGTGCACGGCAGCAAGGTGAAGCTGCTCAAGCGGTTCCAGCAACTCTCCGAGCACGGGTACAAGTCGATCGAGATCATCGCCGTCGACGGGCCGCGAGAAGTCACCCGGGCACGGGTGATCAACCGCTGGGAGAAGGGCTACGCCGCCTTCCAGGACGGCGCGGACGACGCCGCGTACCAGGCGCGGTACGTCCCGGAGCACATCACCGACTCGCTGTACGTCGACGAGGACCGATTCTCCGCGTGCGCACGCGCTGTGGCCTTGGCCACCAGGGGAGCGCCCGAGGGAATCACCGTTCGCGCAGACGTCTACTACGTCGACGACGTCAACGCTGCCGGCGAGCCATGGCACACCTACCGCAAAGACGTCGACGGCTTCGCTCACGAGAAGCTCCGCACCATCCCCCGCCCGCAACCTCGCACGGCCGTCACAGGCACCTCGAGCGCGCCTGTAGGTGGCGACAGCGCCCCCGGCGCAGGAGAGGTCTACGTCGCCGGCTACGAGCGCTCAGACGGCACTGTGGTCCCCCCGCACACGCGCGCTCGACCAGCTGGGCAATAG